The proteins below come from a single Takifugu flavidus isolate HTHZ2018 chromosome 6, ASM371156v2, whole genome shotgun sequence genomic window:
- the LOC130527330 gene encoding CD209 antigen-like: MGDSSMIEDLYSKPDLTKKVRFHAKAQKTTEEDDTHATIYDNYVAERTTGDMVQDVVQDVVQEQQQTAASAPSGVNLKVAAVLLSLLFIVSVAAVVVTVTISLHNGSQNEEFLRRLGHMTENLSQQLMTNNRNLSKKFDLLTAVVDAVASTLNATSHNISRRMDGLAEAIGKGPCPADWTWFITSCYLKSTSQKNWEDGRKFCQERGGDLVVVSNRRQQLFIMSFDLNVWIGVRSEGSSRDWKGVDNAPVETTFWGRGEPNNSERAVNCVEVVKTSSVNNWNDEDCSKENDFICEQRVAL, encoded by the exons ATGGGAGACAGCAGCATGATAGAGGACCTCTACAGCAAACCAGATTTAACCAAAAAGGTTCGATTTCACGCTAAAGCGCAGAAGACGACTGAGGAGGACGACACACACGCAACCATTTATGACAACTATGTTGCTGAGAGGACAACTGGAGACATGGTCCAGGACGTGGTCCAGGACGtggtccaggagcagcagcagacag CTGCTTCGGCCCCTTCGGGAGTCAACCTCAAAGTGGCCGCGGTTCTGCTCAGTCTGCTTTTTATCGTTTCCGTCGCTGCCGTCGTTGTCACGGTAACCATCT CGCTTCACAACggcagccaaaacgaggagtTTCTGAGACGcctgggtcacatgactgaaaaCCTGTCGCAGCAGCTGATGACCAACAACAGAAACCTCTCAAAGAAATTCGACCTGTTAACGGCAGTAGTGGACGCCGTTGCATCCACCCTGAACGCCACCAGCCACAACATCAGCCGTCGGATGGATGGACTAGCAGAAGCTATTG GGAAAGGTCCATGTCCTGCAGACTGGACGTGGTTCATCACAAGCTGCTATTTGAAATCCACTTCACAGAAAAATTGGGAGGACGGCAGAAAGTTCTGTCAGGAACGTGGTGGAGACTTGGTGGTCGTATCTAACCGACGGCAACAG CTCTTCATCATGTCCTTTGATCTGAATGTCTGGATTGGTGTGAGATCTGAGGGATCCTCGAGGGACTGGAAGGGGGTCGACAACGCACCAGTTGAGACAAC GTTCTGGGGGAGGGGAGAACCAAACAATAGTGAGCGAGCAGTAAACTGTGTCGAGGTTGTAAAAACGTCTTCAGTGAACAACTGGAATGATGAGGACTGCAGtaaagaaaatgactttatcTGTGAGCAACGTGTGGCTCTTTAA
- the zmp:0000001082 gene encoding integrin alpha-D isoform X2: MALLPHLFLHSFLLGLGIRVSLTFNIDLTNPNVYDGERDHFFGYKVLQFTSGESKGIFVSAPLNGSGAICKLGRSRASECFTRQEILFKNQTFPVRNLGLSIIKGSDPSTFTACSPSLAHGCNDNSYLNSVCFPLPAQGQQPRALTPAFQDCTKKQVDLVFLFDGSLSMTEAEFQENKKFIKNIMVSLKNTSFKFAAVQFSNWSSKVFDFNEYEDGSAEKALDKEPHMKSLTNTHKALQFVLVKLFENKTAGVSPDSTKVLVLITDGDPSDPDNDIISQYDEKNIIRFVIGVKQADITKFRAIASEPKDKNAFKIEKYGNLTGILENFQKRIFKMEGTRTSQAGDLKNEMAQTGFSGVSHNDTLILGSVGSYSWKGSLHELRGQKTTQIDDPDMQMDSYLGYAVSVGERNNAVVYFAGAPRSEHVGQVVLFKNDGMNWTVAQKIRGNQIGSYFGAELCSLDVDSDGNTDFLLVGAPLFYQPQEKREGQIHVYRLTKEMKLQSEQNVNALSMGRFGTSITSVADLNGDGLRDVAVGAPLEDDNRGVVYIYLGDGQKGIRSTFSQRIQNIQPKWRFFGQAIDGGIDLGADGLPDIVIGSQGAVVVLRSKPVFNVSARLYFEPKTISIENIDCVSATDKTFQMGELVACFHMAEATKSVAGSLKSGLNISCFINVDPLRQMSRGFFNETGSKARNHTATHELLDKENCFSYRIYMTECVRDTLSPIGINFTFSQVNGESSQAVLNVDSRRQLHIEVPFEKQCRKNDSCVAELDVDFTFMTQTLLVAEDSYFNLSLKLANSGDDSYNTSLTIFYPLGLSFSRMTQQTRSTQHICLDQEGVIDRTTCSISLPVYRSRSVAAFNASFRIMTDEKWNDTVSLTVAGASDNANPNRSSSVTKSIPVQFQIKMAITVKEDSVSYLNFSTDDTAPKRINMIFKLDNPGWKAFPVNVSFTFPLKLENNFEMENYQVFVQQNKTECTNRADMKTGRCPDNSCGLLVCESFILDKESATEFRLSGDVHFRDLRQQAGNLNFLTRFTGNFTEVKFRSFIHVKYDTHRYVLDSSSQKAVSQQAEVRVELMVPPDQVVIIVTGASLGLLLLIIITVVMWKLGFFKRKNLYEDQSSPAGGQGGTEEKEEAPSEEKVLVSADTKLPSSEPIASEKNADS; encoded by the exons ATGGCTCTGCTGCCTCACCTCTTCCTTCACTCCTTCCTCCTCGGTCTTG GAATCCGCGTCTCTTTGACTTTCAACATTGATTTGACAAATCCAAACGTCTACGATGGAGAACGGGATCATTTCTTTGGCTACAAAGTTCTTCAGTTCACATCTGGGGAATCCAAAGG gatatttgtcagTGCACCTCTCAATGGATCTGGGGCCATTTGCAAACTGGGCCGGTCCAGAGCCAGCGAGTGTTTCACCAGACAAG AAATTCTCTTCAAAAACCAAACGTTTCCAGTCCGGAACCTGGGCCTGTCCATCATCAAAGGCTCGGACCCGTCCACCTTCACG GCCTGCAGCCCCAGCCTGGCCCACGGCTGCAACGACAACTCCTACCTGAACAgtgtgtgtttccccctcccagCCCAGGGCCAGCAGCCCCGGGCGCTCACGCCCGCCTTCCAAG ActgcaccaaaaagcaggtggATCTTGTCTTTCTCTTCGATGGATCTCTCAGTATGACTGAAGCTGAATTCCAGGAAAACAAGAAGTTCATCAAAAACATAATGGTTTCCCTCAAAAACACCTCATTCAAG TTTGCAGCGGTTCAGTTTTCAAACTGGTCCAGTAAAGTTTTCGACTTCAATGAATATGAAGATGGGAGCGCTGAGAAGGCTCTGGACAAGGAACCGCACATGAAGAGcctcaccaacacacacaaagcgCTCCAGTTCGTGCT GGTGAAACtctttgaaaacaaaacagcaggaGTTTCTCCTGATTCCACTAAAGTTCTGGTTCTGATCACTGACGGTGATCCCAGTGATCCCGACAACGACATCATTAGTCAATATGATGAAAAGAACATCATTCGCTTTGTCATCGGG GTCAAACAAGCTGACATAACAAAATTTCGGGCCATTGCCTCAGaaccaaaagacaaaaatgccTTCAAAATTGAGAAGTACGGTAACCTCACCGGGATTCTTGAAAACTTTCAAAAAAGGATCTTTAAAATGGAAG GCACCCGAACAAGTCAGGCCGGAGACTTAAAGAACGAAATGGCCCAGACTGGATTCAGTGGGGTCAGCCACAAT GATACTTTGATTCTGGGCTCAGTGGGGTCCTACAGCTGGAAAGGTTCACTTCATGAGCTGCGGGGACAAAAAACTACTCAAATTGACGATCCAGACATGCAGATGGACTCCTACCTTG GATATGCAGTTTCTGTTGGAGAGAGGAATAACGCTGTGGTGTATTTTGCCGGTGCACCAAGGTCGGAACATGTGGGACAAGTTGTCCTTTTTAAAAACGATGGCATGAACTGGACGGTAGCCCAGAAAATCAGAGGGAACCAG ATTGGATCCTACTTTGGCGCAGAGCTGTGCTCCCTTGATGTCGACTCAGATGGTAACACCGACTTCCTGCTGGTGGGGGCGCCGCTCTTTTACCAGCCccaggagaaaagagaaggcCAGATACACGTCTACAGGCTGACGAAGGAG ATGAAGCTTCAAAGTGAACAGAATGTAAATGCCCTATCCATGGGGCGATTTGGCACGAGCATAACCAGTGTTGCAGATCTGAACGGTGATGGTCTCAGAGACGTTGCTGTCGGAGCCCCCCTTGAGGATGACAACCGGGGAGTTGTGTACATCTATCTGGGTGACGGACAGAAAGGGATACGCAGCACCTTCAGTCAG AGAATCCAGAACATTCAGCCCAAGTGGAGATTCTTTGGACAAGCTATTGATGGAGGCATCGACCTGGGAGCAGACGGACTCCCCGATATTGTGATTGGATCACAGGGGGCAGTTGTGGTATTAAG GTCCAAACCCGTCTTTAATGTCAGTGCTCGTCTATATTTTGAACCGAAGACAATAAGCATTGAAAACATTGACTGCGTTAGCGCGACAGACAAAACTTTCCAAATGGGTGAACTGGTGGCTTGTTTTCACATGGCAGAAGCAACAAAGAGCGTTGCAG GTTCCCTGAAGTCTGGACTAAATATATCCTGCTTTATTAATGTGGATCCACTGAGGCAAATGTCCCGAGGTTTCTTCAATGAAACTGGGAGCAAAGCTAGGAACCATACTGCCACCCACGAGTTACTGGACAAAGAGAACTGCTTTAGCTACCGCATCTATATGACC gAGTGTGTCAGGGACACATTGTCGCCCATCGGCATCAATTTCACCTTTTCCCAAGTGAACGGTGAGAGTTCCCAGGCTGTCCTGAACGTGGACAGCAGACGGCAGCTTCATATCGAG GTTCCCTTTGAAAAACAATGTAGAAAGAATGACTCCTGCGTCGCTGAGCTTGACGTCGACTTCACGTTCAT GACCCAAACCTTGCTGGTGGCGGAGGACAGCTACTTCAACCTTTCACTGAAGCTGGCCAACAGTGGCGACGACTCCTACAACACCAGTCTGACCATCTTTTACCCTCTGGGACTCTCCTTCTCCAGAATGACACAG CAGACGAGATCAACACAGCACATCTGTCTGGACCAGGAGGGAGTGATCGACAGAACCACGTGCAGCATCAGCCTGCCCGTCTATCGCAGCAGATCAGTT GCAGCCTTTAACGCTTCTTTCCGCATCATGACTGATGAAAAATGGAATGATACCGTGTCACTAACTGTAGCTGGAGCAAG TGATAACGCAAACCCCAACAGGAGCAGTTCTGTGACCAAAAGCATCCCAGTGCAGTTTCAGATCAAGATGGCGATAACAGT GAAGGAAGACTCTGTCTCCTATCTGAACTTCAGCACAGACGATACAGCTCCAAAAAGGATCAATATGATATTTAAG CTCGATAACCCCGGCTGGAAGGCTTTTCCTGTTAACGTGTCCTTTACCTTCCCACTGAAGCTTGAGAATAACTTTGAAATGGAAAACTACCAAGTCTTTGTGCAACAG AACAAAACTGAGTGCACGAACCGTGCTGACATGAAGACTGGG AGGTGCCCAGACAACAGCTGTGGTCTCCTCGTGTGTGAGAGCTTCATCCTGGACAAAGAGTCAGCAACTGAGTTCAGACTCTCAGGAGACGTTCACTTCAGAGATCTGAGACAGCAGGCAGGG AATCTCAACTTTCTGACCCGTTTCACTGGAAACTTCACAGAGGTCAAATTCAGAAGCTTCATACACGTGAAATACGACACACACCGATATGTGTTGGATAGCAGTTCACAAAAG GCTGTGAGCCAACAGGCTGAAGTTCGGGTTGAACTGATGGTGCCTCCTGATCAAGTTGTCATCATCGTCACTGGAGCCAGCCTGGGGCTGCTTCTTCTGATCATAATAACGGTCGTTATGTGGAAG TTGGGctttttcaaaaggaaaaatctttatGAGGACCAAAGCAGTCCTGCTGGCGGCCAGGGAGGGactgaggagaaagaggaggctCCTTCAGAGGAAAAGGTCCTCGTTAGTGCTGATACCAAGCTGCCTTCATCTGAACCTATAGCTTCAGAGAAGAACGCTGATTCCTAA
- the zmp:0000001082 gene encoding integrin alpha-D isoform X1 yields MALLPHLFLHSFLLGLGIRVSLTFNIDLTNPNVYDGERDHFFGYKVLQFTSGESKGIFVSAPLNGSGAICKLGRSRASECFTRQEILFKNQTFPVRNLGLSIIKGSDPSTFTACSPSLAHGCNDNSYLNSVCFPLPAQGQQPRALTPAFQDCTKKQVDLVFLFDGSLSMTEAEFQENKKFIKNIMVSLKNTSFKFAAVQFSNWSSKVFDFNEYEDGSAEKALDKEPHMKSLTNTHKALQFVLVKLFENKTAGVSPDSTKVLVLITDGDPSDPDNDIISQYDEKNIIRFVIGVKQADITKFRAIASEPKDKNAFKIEKYGNLTGILENFQKRIFKMEGTRTSQAGDLKNEMAQTGFSGVSHNDTLILGSVGSYSWKGSLHELRGQKTTQIDDPDMQMDSYLGYAVSVGERNNAVVYFAGAPRSEHVGQVVLFKNDGMNWTVAQKIRGNQIGSYFGAELCSLDVDSDGNTDFLLVGAPLFYQPQEKREGQIHVYRLTKEMKLQSEQNVNALSMGRFGTSITSVADLNGDGLRDVAVGAPLEDDNRGVVYIYLGDGQKGIRSTFSQRIQNIQPKWRFFGQAIDGGIDLGADGLPDIVIGSQGAVVVLRSKPVFNVSARLYFEPKTISIENIDCVSATDKTFQMGELVACFHMAEATKSVAGSLKSGLNISCFINVDPLRQMSRGFFNETGSKARNHTATHELLDKENCFSYRIYMTECVRDTLSPIGINFTFSQVNGESSQAVLNVDSRRQLHIEVPFEKQCRKNDSCVAELDVDFTFMTQTLLVAEDSYFNLSLKLANSGDDSYNTSLTIFYPLGLSFSRMTQQTRSTQHICLDQEGVIDRTTCSISLPVYRSRSVAAFNASFRIMTDEKWNDTVSLTVAGASDNANPNRSSSVTKSIPVQFQIKMAITVKEDSVSYLNFSTDDTAPKRINMIFKLDNPGWKAFPVNVSFTFPLKLENNFEMENYQVFVQQNKTECTNRADMKTGQRCPDNSCGLLVCESFILDKESATEFRLSGDVHFRDLRQQAGNLNFLTRFTGNFTEVKFRSFIHVKYDTHRYVLDSSSQKAVSQQAEVRVELMVPPDQVVIIVTGASLGLLLLIIITVVMWKLGFFKRKNLYEDQSSPAGGQGGTEEKEEAPSEEKVLVSADTKLPSSEPIASEKNADS; encoded by the exons ATGGCTCTGCTGCCTCACCTCTTCCTTCACTCCTTCCTCCTCGGTCTTG GAATCCGCGTCTCTTTGACTTTCAACATTGATTTGACAAATCCAAACGTCTACGATGGAGAACGGGATCATTTCTTTGGCTACAAAGTTCTTCAGTTCACATCTGGGGAATCCAAAGG gatatttgtcagTGCACCTCTCAATGGATCTGGGGCCATTTGCAAACTGGGCCGGTCCAGAGCCAGCGAGTGTTTCACCAGACAAG AAATTCTCTTCAAAAACCAAACGTTTCCAGTCCGGAACCTGGGCCTGTCCATCATCAAAGGCTCGGACCCGTCCACCTTCACG GCCTGCAGCCCCAGCCTGGCCCACGGCTGCAACGACAACTCCTACCTGAACAgtgtgtgtttccccctcccagCCCAGGGCCAGCAGCCCCGGGCGCTCACGCCCGCCTTCCAAG ActgcaccaaaaagcaggtggATCTTGTCTTTCTCTTCGATGGATCTCTCAGTATGACTGAAGCTGAATTCCAGGAAAACAAGAAGTTCATCAAAAACATAATGGTTTCCCTCAAAAACACCTCATTCAAG TTTGCAGCGGTTCAGTTTTCAAACTGGTCCAGTAAAGTTTTCGACTTCAATGAATATGAAGATGGGAGCGCTGAGAAGGCTCTGGACAAGGAACCGCACATGAAGAGcctcaccaacacacacaaagcgCTCCAGTTCGTGCT GGTGAAACtctttgaaaacaaaacagcaggaGTTTCTCCTGATTCCACTAAAGTTCTGGTTCTGATCACTGACGGTGATCCCAGTGATCCCGACAACGACATCATTAGTCAATATGATGAAAAGAACATCATTCGCTTTGTCATCGGG GTCAAACAAGCTGACATAACAAAATTTCGGGCCATTGCCTCAGaaccaaaagacaaaaatgccTTCAAAATTGAGAAGTACGGTAACCTCACCGGGATTCTTGAAAACTTTCAAAAAAGGATCTTTAAAATGGAAG GCACCCGAACAAGTCAGGCCGGAGACTTAAAGAACGAAATGGCCCAGACTGGATTCAGTGGGGTCAGCCACAAT GATACTTTGATTCTGGGCTCAGTGGGGTCCTACAGCTGGAAAGGTTCACTTCATGAGCTGCGGGGACAAAAAACTACTCAAATTGACGATCCAGACATGCAGATGGACTCCTACCTTG GATATGCAGTTTCTGTTGGAGAGAGGAATAACGCTGTGGTGTATTTTGCCGGTGCACCAAGGTCGGAACATGTGGGACAAGTTGTCCTTTTTAAAAACGATGGCATGAACTGGACGGTAGCCCAGAAAATCAGAGGGAACCAG ATTGGATCCTACTTTGGCGCAGAGCTGTGCTCCCTTGATGTCGACTCAGATGGTAACACCGACTTCCTGCTGGTGGGGGCGCCGCTCTTTTACCAGCCccaggagaaaagagaaggcCAGATACACGTCTACAGGCTGACGAAGGAG ATGAAGCTTCAAAGTGAACAGAATGTAAATGCCCTATCCATGGGGCGATTTGGCACGAGCATAACCAGTGTTGCAGATCTGAACGGTGATGGTCTCAGAGACGTTGCTGTCGGAGCCCCCCTTGAGGATGACAACCGGGGAGTTGTGTACATCTATCTGGGTGACGGACAGAAAGGGATACGCAGCACCTTCAGTCAG AGAATCCAGAACATTCAGCCCAAGTGGAGATTCTTTGGACAAGCTATTGATGGAGGCATCGACCTGGGAGCAGACGGACTCCCCGATATTGTGATTGGATCACAGGGGGCAGTTGTGGTATTAAG GTCCAAACCCGTCTTTAATGTCAGTGCTCGTCTATATTTTGAACCGAAGACAATAAGCATTGAAAACATTGACTGCGTTAGCGCGACAGACAAAACTTTCCAAATGGGTGAACTGGTGGCTTGTTTTCACATGGCAGAAGCAACAAAGAGCGTTGCAG GTTCCCTGAAGTCTGGACTAAATATATCCTGCTTTATTAATGTGGATCCACTGAGGCAAATGTCCCGAGGTTTCTTCAATGAAACTGGGAGCAAAGCTAGGAACCATACTGCCACCCACGAGTTACTGGACAAAGAGAACTGCTTTAGCTACCGCATCTATATGACC gAGTGTGTCAGGGACACATTGTCGCCCATCGGCATCAATTTCACCTTTTCCCAAGTGAACGGTGAGAGTTCCCAGGCTGTCCTGAACGTGGACAGCAGACGGCAGCTTCATATCGAG GTTCCCTTTGAAAAACAATGTAGAAAGAATGACTCCTGCGTCGCTGAGCTTGACGTCGACTTCACGTTCAT GACCCAAACCTTGCTGGTGGCGGAGGACAGCTACTTCAACCTTTCACTGAAGCTGGCCAACAGTGGCGACGACTCCTACAACACCAGTCTGACCATCTTTTACCCTCTGGGACTCTCCTTCTCCAGAATGACACAG CAGACGAGATCAACACAGCACATCTGTCTGGACCAGGAGGGAGTGATCGACAGAACCACGTGCAGCATCAGCCTGCCCGTCTATCGCAGCAGATCAGTT GCAGCCTTTAACGCTTCTTTCCGCATCATGACTGATGAAAAATGGAATGATACCGTGTCACTAACTGTAGCTGGAGCAAG TGATAACGCAAACCCCAACAGGAGCAGTTCTGTGACCAAAAGCATCCCAGTGCAGTTTCAGATCAAGATGGCGATAACAGT GAAGGAAGACTCTGTCTCCTATCTGAACTTCAGCACAGACGATACAGCTCCAAAAAGGATCAATATGATATTTAAG CTCGATAACCCCGGCTGGAAGGCTTTTCCTGTTAACGTGTCCTTTACCTTCCCACTGAAGCTTGAGAATAACTTTGAAATGGAAAACTACCAAGTCTTTGTGCAACAG AACAAAACTGAGTGCACGAACCGTGCTGACATGAAGACTGGG CAGAGGTGCCCAGACAACAGCTGTGGTCTCCTCGTGTGTGAGAGCTTCATCCTGGACAAAGAGTCAGCAACTGAGTTCAGACTCTCAGGAGACGTTCACTTCAGAGATCTGAGACAGCAGGCAGGG AATCTCAACTTTCTGACCCGTTTCACTGGAAACTTCACAGAGGTCAAATTCAGAAGCTTCATACACGTGAAATACGACACACACCGATATGTGTTGGATAGCAGTTCACAAAAG GCTGTGAGCCAACAGGCTGAAGTTCGGGTTGAACTGATGGTGCCTCCTGATCAAGTTGTCATCATCGTCACTGGAGCCAGCCTGGGGCTGCTTCTTCTGATCATAATAACGGTCGTTATGTGGAAG TTGGGctttttcaaaaggaaaaatctttatGAGGACCAAAGCAGTCCTGCTGGCGGCCAGGGAGGGactgaggagaaagaggaggctCCTTCAGAGGAAAAGGTCCTCGTTAGTGCTGATACCAAGCTGCCTTCATCTGAACCTATAGCTTCAGAGAAGAACGCTGATTCCTAA
- the LOC130527332 gene encoding nicotinate-nucleotide pyrophosphorylase [carboxylating]-like isoform X1 has translation MAAHSIPPHTLTRLAREWLEEDTPNFDPAGVCVGLRDVEARLLCKTPHSVLAGSPFFTAVFRELGCSVHWLLQEGSETGPDGVTLAAVVRGPARCLLLGERPALNCLARASGIATRCSQLRALAAAAGWHGQVAGTRKTTPGFRLVEKYAMLVGGVSMHRQDLSGMVMLKDNHIWASGSITQAVGSARSVCGFSSKIEVECRSVEEASEAATAGADVIMLDNFPPQQELHAAAQALKREFPSQVVEASGGVTPETLSSYFSPHVDIISLGCITQGCPVVDFSLKVQKPVS, from the exons ATGGCCGCACATTCCATTCCGCCTCACACGCTGACCCGGCTGGCACGAGAATGGCTAGAAGAGGACACGCCGAACTTTGACCccgcaggagtgtgtgtggggttgcGTGACGTGGAGGCGAGACTGTTGTGTAAAACGCCCCACAGCGTCCTGGCGGGGAGCCCCTTCTTCACCGCGGTGTTCCGAGAGCTCGGCTGCTCCGTGcactggctgctgcaggagggatCTGAGACCG GGCCGGATGGCGTCACATTAGCAGCTGTTGTGAGAGGCCCCGCGAGGTGTCTCCTCCTTGGTGAAAGGCCAGCTCTCAACTGCCTGGCCCGGGCTTCGGGCATCGCCACACGCTGTTCTCAGCTGCGAGCGCTGGCGGCTGCGGCGGGTTGGCACGGCCAAGTGGCGGGGACTCGCAAGACAACGCCGGGCTTCCGTCTGGTGGAGAAGTATGCCATGCTGGTCGGCGGCGTGTCCATGCACAGACAAGACCTGAGTGgaatggtgatgctgaaggacAACCACATCTGGGCATCAGGGAGCATCACGCAG GCTGTGGGAAGCGCCCGCTCGGTGTGTGGCTTCAGCAGCAAGATTGAGGTGGAGTGTCGCTCTGTAGAGGAGGCATcagaggcagcaacagcaggagcagatgtgATCATGCTGGACAACTTCCCACCTCAG CAGGAGTTGCACGCTGCAGCTCAGGCACTGAAGCGAGAATTCCCGTCCCAGGTGGTAGAGGCCAGCGGGGGGGTGACTCCTGAGACCCTGTCCTCGTATTTCTCCCCTCACGTGGACATCATCTCTCTGGGCTGCATCACGCAGGGCTGCCCCGTGGTGGATTTTTCTCTGAAGGTCCAAAAGCCCGTCTCCTGA
- the LOC130527332 gene encoding nicotinate-nucleotide pyrophosphorylase [carboxylating]-like isoform X2, protein MAAHSIPPHTLTRLAREWLEEDTPNFDPAGVCVGLRDVEARLLCKTPHSVLAGSPFFTAVFRELGCSVHWLLQEGSETGPDGVTLAAVVRGPARCLLLGERPALNCLARASGIATRCSQLRALAAAAGWHGQVAGTRKTTPGFRLVEKYAMLVGGVSMHRQDLSGMVMLKDNHIWASGSITQAVGSARSVCGFSSKIEVECRSVEEASEAATAGADVIMLDNFPPQELHAAAQALKREFPSQVVEASGGVTPETLSSYFSPHVDIISLGCITQGCPVVDFSLKVQKPVS, encoded by the exons ATGGCCGCACATTCCATTCCGCCTCACACGCTGACCCGGCTGGCACGAGAATGGCTAGAAGAGGACACGCCGAACTTTGACCccgcaggagtgtgtgtggggttgcGTGACGTGGAGGCGAGACTGTTGTGTAAAACGCCCCACAGCGTCCTGGCGGGGAGCCCCTTCTTCACCGCGGTGTTCCGAGAGCTCGGCTGCTCCGTGcactggctgctgcaggagggatCTGAGACCG GGCCGGATGGCGTCACATTAGCAGCTGTTGTGAGAGGCCCCGCGAGGTGTCTCCTCCTTGGTGAAAGGCCAGCTCTCAACTGCCTGGCCCGGGCTTCGGGCATCGCCACACGCTGTTCTCAGCTGCGAGCGCTGGCGGCTGCGGCGGGTTGGCACGGCCAAGTGGCGGGGACTCGCAAGACAACGCCGGGCTTCCGTCTGGTGGAGAAGTATGCCATGCTGGTCGGCGGCGTGTCCATGCACAGACAAGACCTGAGTGgaatggtgatgctgaaggacAACCACATCTGGGCATCAGGGAGCATCACGCAG GCTGTGGGAAGCGCCCGCTCGGTGTGTGGCTTCAGCAGCAAGATTGAGGTGGAGTGTCGCTCTGTAGAGGAGGCATcagaggcagcaacagcaggagcagatgtgATCATGCTGGACAACTTCCCACCTCAG GAGTTGCACGCTGCAGCTCAGGCACTGAAGCGAGAATTCCCGTCCCAGGTGGTAGAGGCCAGCGGGGGGGTGACTCCTGAGACCCTGTCCTCGTATTTCTCCCCTCACGTGGACATCATCTCTCTGGGCTGCATCACGCAGGGCTGCCCCGTGGTGGATTTTTCTCTGAAGGTCCAAAAGCCCGTCTCCTGA